The region AACCTATTTACACTGTGAGTGAATAGAAGATATTTAAACTTTCCGTATGAGAGAGGGCAGTTATCTCTGAATGATATTTTGGTGATAAAGAAAACAGCTGAtccgaattttcattttcgaactATTTTGAAATACAAAACGTATAAACGTATAAAGTGAACGTAGTGACTTCAACAGTTTCATCAATATATGGTTTGTTCTGTTTGTTTCGATGGAGTTGATGAATGTTAAGTGTCATaatagaaatttaattcttattATTGTGAAAGCATTATACAGCACAGACTAGAACTCGTTGCACTGAGGTTTATAACTCTGAAGAATCTGTTATAAGGACGTTGACGAAACGTAGAACTCATAACTTTAAACTATCGAAGAATTGTAGCTCtcaactaaatttttgttatcgaAATGGTTGATACTGTGGTTTATGAATATAACGATAATATACTCAGACACTTTTTGCATAAAGCAATCGCAACTCGAAAACAGATTTATAGTCTTTATAGTTAAAGCTGCCATAGTTGTATTACCGCGATAGATTATCCTTGCTGTGTATGCAGTGCATGCCAACAAAGTTACATAGCAATAAGTATTAGCAGACACATATGCATTAtaatcacgacagagtaaagttaaccaggcaggagcgcttgtttgactagggacctgaataatctagtagcccttgatattttgcgaataaaatttttcaatttatgtcaatgttcatttgagttcattttcatcccatgtattaggtcccttatttgacgtttcgaaaatgaaccgctcctgcctggtttattttactctgccgtgattatAATGCATCAGACATTTATCTGCTTGCTTAACTTTGCATAATGAACATTTGTCAAGCAGCAGTTGACATTACATCATTCTACCGATTCTACCTTTCTTTAATATAACATTACGTCCATGGGTCCAAATCGTccttattttgattttaacgAGTGGGGACATTAATGCCCGACCCGAAGCCGGTattcccactcgtcaaaatacaaATATGGAGACATGTACGTactgtgctttacgtgattaaaTAATGCAAATGTAAATTTCATATGAACCATTTACAATAAACTACATTGAGGCTAGATACGACCTTTGCTACTCATAGCTCATCATCAtcatgattttttgaaaatcacataacgaattttcgacattattgcatttaacgaaacaaaaaacataaacaaatcgAACGAATATGAAAGCGACATCTGAATTGCGAAAATCTCAGTTGTGAGTAGGTTGTTCTTTTTCTCAGACAAAActctttttgaaaagaaaatttcgattggtaAACGCGTATTAATTGCACTGCAAATTGATCAATCTGAACAGATGAATTAGCAGTAAATTTTCTAAACTCAAATCGATCTTCGACTAGTATTGGAATTAAGACGGAGTGGTGTGTTTTAGTCCAGTTTATTTGGGGCACAAAACGAAGTTATTGTTGGACATTTTGgataaaaaattgacttcAGAAACACAAATTATCTatctggaaaatttaaaaaatctgcATTGTTGAAGGTGTGactaaatttcaacattttcttagTGGATTAGTTAGGGGCAAATAGCTCCGAGacattcaattttgaattaagtTAGTTTGAGGTTATGTTCGCTTTAGCtttttaaatagtttttcCAAATCAGTTTTGCCTTATACATTCAATTGTGATcattaaattggaaattaatttGCCTACAGATAATATCAGATACGTGCAACATGATAAgcctgaaaataaaaactttggacTCCCAAGACCATGATTTTACGGTTGAGGATGATGTAAGTGTTGGGCAACGATTCCCGGAATTTGAGTTCAGTGTTTTGATTCCCATTTTCTCTTTGTAATAATGTTCCCAGATAACTGTGCGCCAGTTTAAAGAGCATATTGCATCCAATACCGGAATATCTGCGGATATGCAACGTCTAATTTACTGCGGACGAGTTTTGAATGATGAAAAACCCTTGCGAGAGTACGGTGAgtaattttctttatcaaaTTGTATTCTGAAGTGTAATGCAATGCAACATCAAACCGTAGTCGGAAAGTTTGTCGCAACAAATGTCATTCGAGCTTACTAATACAAATCACTTTTAaagttaataaataaaatcgatacATGAGTTGAGGTCGATCACAACAGAcgcaattcgaaaataataaaaagtcaCCTCAACTATGAACTCTGCGTGAAACATCTGTGCAGTTTcacacaaatttttcattcaacgtCAGGGCTATTGCCGAAAGTTTCAATTGATTGGTGGCCTTTAAAGTAAGCAAATATAGTTAAATTAACCGAAACTCGATACATAGACTGAATAAATCAGCTTAGGCGGAAGAAACGAGCAGAAACAGCAACATTAGTTTGCTGCGTAGTTATGGGTGCACAGGGTGCACAGCTACTTTGTACTGACTGTAGTTCCAATGGCTTTGTCTTCTTTCTTCGATTAGAACAGCCTTTTAAagtgcaaaaaaaatcatttcaattaaaattaattgcctTGTACCATGTAATTGCCGAGTACTTAATTACCAATATTCCTCCAAAAGTTACCGGAAAATATCCACACGTATTTGAGAGACTCTCTTCTCTTTCGACACACTCAGTGTTCAATTGTTCTTGGAATTCAATTTCCTTTGTGATTCTCAATGTTAGCATGACATTGAATGACTGTGCTACTAATGTGAGGCTTGTCGAGCTCGTCTGACCTGAAATATCATTTTGTTATGACACGCACATCGTATCTTTAGAATATTGTAACTGACAAAGGACTTGTAACCAGCAAAGGACTTGTAACCGGTGTTCTtctatttcataaattttgaagaaaattttttgtgtcgtATTCTAGGAATTAATTCACAAATCCTAGCACCTCTCTAAAACCCCTAAACGAACCGCCACACCAAAAGTCAACAGCAATCtatcaattcaaataattgTGATTTCAGACGTAAACGGTAAAGTTGTCCATTTGGTGGAACGACCTCCGCCCCGAGCAAATCGTTCCGGTGATACAGCGACTTCAAATGCGTCGTCCACACCGCAACCGTCACAGAATAGCCGTCGTAGCAACAATTTCGGTGATGCCTTTCGCCGGGCACTCGATCTCGACGGAATGGTTGTTGGTGCAATGGCTATACCGATGGGCGGCAATGCTGGATCCACACACGGACTTACAACAACAGTCAATCCATCGTCAACATTGTGCATGAATCGTATTGCCGTTGCCAGACATATGCTGGAGTGTGCCAATAACATCGTCACATTTCTGGAGAATCCAGAGAGAGTAAGTGATTGCGGCTGCAAGCGTTGCTGAACCAATTGttcataaattgaaacaaatttgctGTCTCATTTTTAGGGTTTGAACAACAGCGAAATGGATATGCTGGCACAGCAAACATTGGAGTCGACTGTGTTTGAATTGGGCATTTCAGCTGTAAGTGATGCCGATGTACCACAACAAGATGTGCAAAATTTCGTGTCCGCTGTTCAAGGTGCAATGTCAGCTGCATTTCGACAGGTATAGTTTGTGGTCTTGTCGtcgcaaaatgaaaaatttaatatttcggTTTTGGTCTTCCCACAGAATGGCCTCACAAACATTGAACTCACTACACAAAGTGGATCTAGTGACGGATCTGGCGGAGGACCTAGTATTTTGTTCGGTGGCAATGCAACTCCACTAATTGTTCATGGAACTGTGCCACCACCGCAACCACCGAGTGGATTAATTAATCCGCAAGGAGAAGTTGAAGTGGCAAGTGTTAGAGTTTCCGTACCAAATCGCTCTCAAAGTGCAACCTCATCACCGACCCGGTAATTTGCGGtagaattttcttcttttctcaTGTTTTTCACTGCCAACTTTGTGTAATTCACAGTAACGGTGATGACACCGCAACTAGCAACGGATCAAATCCAGCTGGGGCAACCCCATCCAGAAATCAAACAACCAGTCCTCAAGTCTTAGCCGAAGTAGTCCAACAAATGCGAACCGTACAATCAAGAATGGAGCCATATGTACAACAGTATTACGACTTGTTGCAGAATGATCCGGCATTTGAAGAATCTGTAAGATCGTAAATCCATCCATCTGAATGATCGccagcaaatattttttttttgcaggaCACCACTGGTCGGGAGAATGCACAACGTGTGTTCGATCGGGTTTCGGAAGCTTTGCATTACATGTCGCATGCACAGCACGCCATCAGTGATTTGATGCTCAATCTTTCATTGACAACACCACGACATCTCTGCTGTCGTCCGATTTTAGTCGAGCAAAGTGCGTTCGTCAGTTCCGGCATTGCCATTCCGGTAAGTGACGTTGGCGATATTTGTAACAACTCACTCGGCtaaccaaaattttcattcagaaTCTCGTACGCCGTCAGGATGCTGGCACCAACAATGGGAACAACAATGAAACAGCTACAGCAAACAATAACAACACAGCACCAACTGCTGCAGTCACACCGGGTCAGCGTATAGAAGTGCCTTTGACTGGTCCAGTCCCATCAACTGTAGAAATAATTTCTGCGCCAGCAACATCCACCCAACCATCCAGTGAAAGTAATGACGGTGGAAATGGAATTGCAGCAGCCGCAGCCCAAGGAGCAGGTTCGTTTCATATACCAATTATCCAATTCAGCGAATTTTACCTTATAATTCCATTCCAGTAAATCGTCAACTGCATGTAGCTCGGCTCATTCAGGCCGTCGTTAATTCTGTTCCCATGTATGCCGATGTTCATGTCGAAATCAATCCACGCAATGGATCCGATCAGACCAGTCCCCAATCGACAAATGGATCAACACCGCAGTCGGCCGCAGCACAATCTACTACGGCAGAAACATCGCCATTGAATGGTGAGAACGCTGCCGGCACGCCCATTAACAATggtaaatgtgaaaattttctcgtTAATTGAACCGTTGCGGCATATTGATTCAACTGTGAATTTTTTCTCAAAGAGTTAACAATTACCGTCGATTTAGGAGCTGATCAGCCAAGAGTTACAACAGCTACGCATCCAACGACATCCACACAGACACGTTCAACTGCTCGGCCCCAAGTACATTTGGCCAGCATTCCAGCAACGCATATGCGAAGCTTACGCCCGGTACCGATACCATCGATACAATTGTCGTCGTTCGATCGATTTTTGCCATGCAACAGCCACCATGTGCGCCAGAATCAGGATGTGAACGCTCGGCCACAACATTTCCATGTTGCGCATCCCAGACGCGGTACAATCCGACGAAGAACATACAGCTTCCAGCGTGTACCACAGAGTACATGGAATCGTTTGGAAGGTCTGTTCATCGTCCTGCCTAATTCCCTGTTAGCAACAGCGCCACGGACCGGTATTAATTTCGGCAAACTTTTTCTCCATTTGTTTCAGACGAAATCGCCAACCGTGACAGTGATCAAGCTATTCGTTTGTTTGGATGTGAAATTCCCATCCGTGACCTGATCAATCTAACACCGAGTCCCAGTGTCTTCAACCGAATTCGTAGCGATTTACAAGCCTATGTAACGCAACGTTTTGGCACACCACCCGACATGACTGGAGTAATATTAAAACCGGCAAATGTTTCGTCTTATCGCATCTAACAAATGACCATTTCAGCCATTCGCCCACATTTTGAACGTACTGCATGACTCTTGCCTCAGCTCAAGCTTTTCACATCCAAGCTACAATGCTCTACATTCCGTCAACAATTTGATCCATCACACCTTGCCCACTGTGGTCAGTCTAATTCTAAATGATGATTCCGATCAATTTGGAGTGCGAATTTTGCGTACATTGAACGAATTCATCCGACGGCTGTTCATCATTCTGATGATTCTCGGCGGATACATATCAGCGAAGCAATTTTTGGCAGAAATGATTACCATTGGATTGCAGCGTAAGTATTTGCCGACAATTGCATTCGATGCGATCGATGTTAACATTCCGATATTGTTTAGCAAACAGACGTGGTGTTGTTCGGGCACTGCAAAGTCGGGTCATTCAGGCTATCGCCAGACGGTTACAAACATTCCAGGTAATTTTTGcttccttttttttgtcgaatttcTGACTGTTGCCTCTGCTGAGAAGCAAGTCGGACTAGGAAttgaatctttttttaaattcctcGAGTGTCACCGAGACTTAACGAGTTGTAAAAATCTGGAAACCACTCGCTCATTTCCTCAAGATCCAAATCGCTCTGTGCTATCGCCAGTTTCCCATACAATGAAACAACggtgaaaatcttttacttttcacAGCGCATTACCGATGAGGTGGCACCTGAAGTGCAGGAATTCCTAGTTATTCATTTGGAAGGTCCACCAGTGACTTCATCCGCCGCCAGTTCCTCTTCACCACaggtaaaaatttcattccaaaAGCAACCATGAAAAGCTAACAAATTTTCGCTTAGCCAATGGAAACTGATGATGTGATTCCTACTACATCAACCGAAGAACCAATTACTGACGATGAAATTTTACCGTCACCACCGACCGCTGGCAATGTGTTAGCGGAGGCCAGTGCTCCGATTGATACAGAACCATTGCCTAATGTTGTTGTCGGATCAGAAAGCTGGCACAATGGTATGCCACCAACTTGGCTGCCAGTTATTACCAGAGATATGGGTCGTCAACGTCGACAGGTACGTAAAACGCTATGCAATTGCGGATTCGAGTCTgatttggatatttttctgtgtttttacAGAGTCCCCAAGCTCCCTACTCAGATGCCTACCTGTGCGGTATGTCGTCGAAGCGTAGAAAATTAATATCGAGCACAAAACCGTCAGGCAGCAATCCTTCGCAAATACTGACTGATACACTGCGTCAAGTGATTCAATCTCAAAGCAATgcaaattcaattatgttaaCGACCGAAGAAAGTTTGGCAGCGCATCCACATATCCAAGAACCTTACGGATCGTTCGAGCAAGCTGTACGTAGTAATATACAAAAACGTATCGAAAGTGATCCTGACTACAATCCGGAACGGTATCCAAATTGTGCTAAGTGGATgaattcgaaaaagtgaaacgaaattggaaaataattaagtGGATTCATCATAGAGAAGAGGGGGACGCTTCCAATAACGATTCGATTcagttttatgtttttcttttttttttactttactttccactcattcagtttaattttttgaaaatttgagatcCAGTGGCATAGCATACGACATAATAATGAGATAATGAAATTAATAGGAAATTGATAAGCGACAATTTCGACACATACTTCAAATAATGGGTCACGgaacaattgaaaaaacataaaattttgtgaaatcgtttgttcattttttgctttaacgaaaataaaaaaaaatcgtttttgttgtcgtgaaaaatttgtctttttgttTGATCCGGAGAGAAACTCCTGTTACCGATCTTGTGTACTCGCTTAGATTCgtaataattcaaataaaagtcaaTACCAGGTACCGCTTCGATTTGACTTCTAATGACTTTATCGAAAGAAGGAAATTGCAAACTAAAAATCTAAACTAAAGAAAATCTTTGTGACTTTGGTAACTTTTGTATGCAAGGCGAGCTGGAAAAACTGGTAATTTAGGGAAATGCTTTGCCTTTTTATTGCTATTTTTCTAATATTCGTGTGTTTTCAACCccacaattttcgaaaatttatttttcgcgACACGATTGTTATATTGGTAGCAATGTCGATAAATGAGATTTTTCTAAGTAGTTTTCGCTAGTGTCAAAATCTATTATCAACACCAATTATTTGAAATCCAAAAACATAGCCTCATGGTCTCGAATCTATTGTCTTTTGAGACGTGAGACTTTGTTTTTCGAGCTTGTaatactttcattttcatccggGATACTTTTCCGCACTTGTATCAAAATAGTGACAACTTTTCCACACTTGCgtaaaaaagaattattactACATAAGActggtatttcgtacgataaaatgtgCCCCCAACATCACTTTGTACGAACTTTGTATAAGATGCATATTTCGTACCATTTTACGTAGAATgttacaccaatacatgtagGCGTTGATATTTTTGATAGTTGCCAATTTCGCATttaggaaatggattttcaattACTGCGAAtataaagttttgtttttattattcggGACAAATAATCTTAAAGAGcttccgagcgtacgctgaaattgtagcctacatttctgcgtttcgaaatttttgatcgctgatatctttttaagAGAGCccttattgaaaaatgtacgaccacattttcgagtaaaaatatgtcagctttgaataaaaaataaaattgtctgtgaaagttccatgtgctttgagaaaagtgtacctttgatgcaaattttgGGCAccggtacagttttctcaaagcacatgaaactttcacagacaattttattttttattcaaagctgacatatttttactcgaaaatgtggtcgtacatttttcaataagggctctcgtaaaaaggcgatcgaaaatttcgaaacgcacaaatgtatgctacaatttcagcgtacgctcggaacTTCttaatttgtaataaaaatattgtgcaGACGCGTATTTTTAGAGGTTGCATTAGCACAAGAGAAGGAGTCTCAATTTATAACTCTTTCTTAAATTACATATGTCAAAAGTGTGTGTCTTCCAAAATATGATTTTCACTATAACCGGTAGCGCATCTAATATATTGGAATAAATCAAATCTATTCGAGTAGCACGTCCGGTCTCTGAAAGTTTCCACCATGATCGTTAAGGTAATCGTTCtcatattttaatgttttttaaattttaaaagtgTTGTGTGGTaagcaaattcaaattcttcgcgctaatttgcccaccaattctcacactatcaaacatttcgtatttcatgttgggaaCACAttatttacgtaattttgttcgtaatttccagtctatatgggtaattccagctaAATAGTGACTGTTCgcaatattttcaccaattgaAATGCGATTTCGACAAACTtctttttccttgaaagctgtagaccagacgcgtcgtttaagccccatatTAGGTCGGTGGCCGAAAACCTCGGGGAGATAcaaccataaaaatgtatgcttgtcgaggggtaaccgactcgggaaattgactacacaccctcaaaggaattgccggagtatccggtaaataattggaattgatggaattgaccggaattgatcTGAATTGGcaggaattgatcggaattgactggaaatatgtggaattgtaaggaattgaaagtaaatgagagtaaatgctgataagtgtgattatcggaaagaaggaccagcgaatgcaaaaccagattatttcctttttgttttaattttaaaagctccCGCACAATATATAacagtgtacagtgttgatcagttccattttagaacaggtccaacgtccttttatgttcaaaatatgcacactgaaggattctttttcagaggattcttgtgagtcagatacggaagagtttgagccgcaacaaacaagtgaatattcgtcgggggaatgttaggctggggcattgccgatgcgaaatgctccagtttcaaaccaaatttacaaaaaaatgcatcaccgacaatatcatctattccatcaacttttcaaaagcctaaaatcttacgatgtcgatcacttgaggaaaacaaaaaattgagtgctTTGGCTTTTGCTGACGTGTGctgaacaaatccatttcctgtcgaggtacgaacaacgttttgtgcatcggacgactgaaatagacaaacacagcaatttacttgaaaacatacacacttcacattcaccatattaatcaatcgtatagtcatggaaaaattcatgtaatttctTTCCCGCaccataaatcgtaaagaaattacggattttttttgtaacttaggccctcagcatgaaaagttgtgtgtatacgcatctgttgtggacggtttattttaggcactttcgcttgtcgccctcacttcgttcgcgcTACAATCACGATATctgcacgatatatagttcgggaaaaactgacatttcttaatgaaaaatcatggcaaaatatgtcgtatttcagttgtctgatgcacaaaagtttttcgtcatttcctggcttagtacgaaaaatactatttatctaaaataaacaatgatgtgaaatcattttaaacaaaactgcagtcaattggacggtttaatctaaattggaattgaaaaatctcttctaaaagtatgagtaaaaattaaagattctaacaaaatgagtcacaaatgtaggacaacatagttgttccaaattttatcttgatatagtctgacgattctttttccaaaatgcttaagggtttaactttgactttaaatttatatctatttgaaaatatcgagcaattatttcgaaaattcgtggaattgaaggaattgattgGAATTATATGAATTGAAGGGCGAATCCAGCAAGTAGTGGTGTTAATccgttaattaaagaaataaaaggaattaagagcatttaaaaggaattgacaggaagtacctttagaaattgaaagggtattgaaaggaaattgaaagggaattgaaagggaattgaaagaaattgaaaggaattgaacggaattgaaaggaattgaaaggaaatagagcgaatccggcaattagacgagttggtccggtaattgaggtaattaaacggaattgaaaggaattagaaattgatttgccaccattttggccagtcGGGGTAACCGATGCttgtttttagaaaatttttgaaaattctagtttatttcacgaaacctgaaccgatttcactaaacttttttttgctgaaagctattgacaagacgcgtagtttgacaccaatatgaggCCATTGTAAAATGACGTCTAGGGGAGATATgacaaaaagtgtttttttgtattcgacatttcgagatattctcaataaatctcaaatgatttttgtaaatttgttttcctgtagaTGTGAACgctataattccacaattgctccaaatgacacgaaaaaaattttttttgaagatttttggttcattctgcttcgaagtaaggtaaaatcacttcgacccaaacgttgccgaaattacattttttcaaaaaaaactgaagatcggtgtcattcgaaagctacagcatatgacttcacgagaaaaataactttgggtcaatcaggttagttgggtgaGTGACGTAGGTGAAAACAGCTTCCCAGTGGTCATAAGtgtcatcctcgaattttaactcgttgaggttatctcgaaaaattttgtaaccattATTACAAACTGTTTTGAGCCAAAGCAACAGTTTCTGTGAGGTAACAACCAccaattacgaaaaaaaacgagccgtcagaacagtcggagcgtttgctgcgactgagccccgtacaaacccgtacatctattgcgcacgtgaccctacttcgtccgtcgccctactcttaccgtaagcctattgcgcccgtaaacgtcgtaaaattcttatgcaatgtaatgcatagcgcaattacgaagccccgtacgacgttcctttcaaaagtaacacaaactacacttcccactgatcagtgattttggaattatcattttcaccgatttatattgattttacaaaaatccaaaatggcggccgacggccattttgttaggaggtggaaagtacaacggctgctttacattcgttagtacctttcaaacaaaaacaaattcatgaaattcggttaaattttactcgagatattaacaaaaaacaccaccttcactgtacggccgagtagccacatataagctcgctccaagagacctagctcacgctccggtaaaccgaatttcataaacttttttttccctgattggtacggtcaatacctatctaataaatcaaaatccatctaaatccgttcaaatatgactaacctacaagcaaaaacggcttgccgccctgtacctagttcacaccaaggggtctaactcacgagtcggtcatccaatttccataaactttttttttgtggataggtattgtaaatacctttcatttgatgtatcagttacaagtgtagcctttaaatggccagagaaatctttggaaaacgttaaagcacttatggggccccagctctggaggggtcgacccaaaatcgcccatcttcgaacttagcctcactatttcaactacctttcagggaaaaaaaaatttttgaaatcggatttgatttactcaagatatcgacgtgacagacggacagacggacagacaaaatttttattgcggattcgttatctatgaacataggcaaacactttgcccttaccgtctgcttcgaattccatcaattacacacggcatcgtaatcctataagccccttcgtacttcgtacggggctaaaaattgctGGCTTTTAATGACCTCCGagaaatatcacttttattgaCATATCTCCCCCGAATTTTGGGCTACCAACCTCATATTGGGCTTAAACTGCGCGTCTTGACGAtagctttcagggaaaaaaaagtttaccgaaatcagtttttatttggtgaaaatatttcaaaaagtcacaaacgtgtaacgcaactaaccgccgACTTGTGAGATCACACAAGTCAcacttcgcaggctaaaaattccaattcttgttggtatgaaagcactgtgtctcctgagtattagaaaatttgtagactgatttgttaccgaaaaacatagccaacacaattaactttatgactcacagataacgaaatttgtaacgcaactaaccatggaattacccatatatAGTTCGTCTAAGGGTTGGCTAGGtcatcattttatttgtaatttttaattatttccgTGTTTGTCTATTGTAGTTGTTGATCGTAAGAAGTGTAACGTTcacctcgttgaacaaattgGCTTTTGCCTCTTTGAAAACTTAGGTCTAGTGCTACCATAAAGTGCaacatttgcaaaatttaGATGCGTCGGTGCAAAGTGCTTTATTAGACttacgatgtgtattatgacacgaggccgcagAGACACATATAGAGCGAGAGCCCAAACAAGGaatttgcactcgatgtcataaataacaatttctaaATATGTAATAATCAACTTGGTCATTCTTTAAAGactttccgttttttttctggatttttCAGGGTCCTCCCATGTCCGCGCTCTTCCTATACCTTACATTACAGTCACACGTTTGCTGAACCTTCCTCAATCCCTAAAAGgcggaagtttttttttgaatgatgCCTTTTCGCATGAGTCTAGCAATAAATGTTTAGAATCATCATTTGACTTTAGTGCa is a window of Bradysia coprophila strain Holo2 unplaced genomic scaffold, BU_Bcop_v1 contig_350, whole genome shotgun sequence DNA encoding:
- the LOC119080191 gene encoding large proline-rich protein BAG6 isoform X3, which translates into the protein MISLKIKTLDSQDHDFTVEDDITVRQFKEHIASNTGISADMQRLIYCGRVLNDEKPLREYDVNGKVVHLVERPPPRANRSGDTATSNASSTPQPSQNSRRSNNFGDAFRRALDLDGMVVGAMAIPMGGNAGSTHGLTTTVNPSSTLCMNRIAVARHMLECANNIVTFLENPERGLNNSEMDMLAQQTLESTVFELGISAVSDADVPQQDVQNFVSAVQGAMSAAFRQNGLTNIELTTQSGSSDGSGGGPSILFGGNATPLIVHGTVPPPQPPSGLINPQGEVEVASVRVSVPNRSQSATSSPTRNGDDTATSNGSNPAGATPSRNQTTSPQVLAEVVQQMRTVQSRMEPYVQQYYDLLQNDPAFEESDTTGRENAQRVFDRVSEALHYMSHAQHAISDLMLNLSLTTPRHLCCRPILVEQSAFVSSGIAIPNLVRRQDAGTNNGNNNETATANNNNTAPTAAVTPGQRIEVPLTGPVPSTVEIISAPATSTQPSSESNDGGNGIAAAAAQGAVNRQLHVARLIQAVVNSVPMYADVHVEINPRNGSDQTSPQSTNGSTPQSAAAQSTTAETSPLNGENAAGTPINNELTITVDLGADQPRVTTATHPTTSTQTRSTARPQVHLASIPATHMRSLRPVPIPSIQLSSFDRFLPCNSHHVRQNQDVNARPQHFHVAHPRRDEIANRDSDQAIRLFGCEIPIRDLINLTPSPSVFNRIRSDLQAYVTQRFGTPPDMTGPFAHILNVLHDSCLSSSFSHPSYNALHSVNNLIHHTLPTVVSLILNDDSDQFGVRILRTLNEFIRRLFIILMILGGYISAKQFLAEMITIGLQPNRRGVVRALQSRVIQAIARRLQTFQRITDEVAPEVQEFLVIHLEGPPVTSSAASSSSPQPMETDDVIPTTSTEEPITDDEILPSPPTAGNVLAEASAPIDTEPLPNVVVGSESWHNGMPPTWLPVITRDMGRQRRQSPQAPYSDAYLCGMSSKRRKLISSTKPSGSNPSQILTDTLRQVIQSQSNANSIMLTTEESLAAHPHIQEPYGSFEQAVRSNIQKRIESDPDYNPERYPNCAKWMNSKK
- the LOC119080191 gene encoding large proline-rich protein BAG6 isoform X2 → MISLKIKTLDSQDHDFTVEDDITVRQFKEHIASNTGISADMQRLIYCGRVLNDEKPLREYDVNGKVVHLVERPPPRANRSGDTATSNASSTPQPSQNSRRSNNFGDAFRRALDLDGMVVGAMAIPMGGNAGSTHGLTTTVNPSSTLCMNRIAVARHMLECANNIVTFLENPERGLNNSEMDMLAQQTLESTVFELGISAVSDADVPQQDVQNFVSAVQGAMSAAFRQNGLTNIELTTQSGSSDGSGGGPSILFGGNATPLIVHGTVPPPQPPSGLINPQGEVEVASVRVSVPNRSQSATSSPTRNGDDTATSNGSNPAGATPSRNQTTSPQVLAEVVQQMRTVQSRMEPYVQQYYDLLQNDPAFEESDTTGRENAQRVFDRVSEALHYMSHAQHAISDLMLNLSLTTPRHLCCRPILVEQSAFVSSGIAIPNLVRRQDAGTNNGNNNETATANNNNTAPTAAVTPGQRIEVPLTGPVPSTVEIISAPATSTQPSSESNDGGNGIAAAAAQGAVNRQLHVARLIQAVVNSVPMYADVHVEINPRNGSDQTSPQSTNGSTPQSAAAQSTTAETSPLNGENAAGTPINNGADQPRVTTATHPTTSTQTRSTARPQVHLASIPATHMRSLRPVPIPSIQLSSFDRFLPCNSHHVRQNQDVNARPQHFHVAHPRRGTIRRRTYSFQRVPQSTWNRLEDEIANRDSDQAIRLFGCEIPIRDLINLTPSPSVFNRIRSDLQAYVTQRFGTPPDMTGPFAHILNVLHDSCLSSSFSHPSYNALHSVNNLIHHTLPTVVSLILNDDSDQFGVRILRTLNEFIRRLFIILMILGGYISAKQFLAEMITIGLQPNRRGVVRALQSRVIQAIARRLQTFQRITDEVAPEVQEFLVIHLEGPPVTSSAASSSSPQPMETDDVIPTTSTEEPITDDEILPSPPTAGNVLAEASAPIDTEPLPNVVVGSESWHNGMPPTWLPVITRDMGRQRRQSPQAPYSDAYLCGMSSKRRKLISSTKPSGSNPSQILTDTLRQVIQSQSNANSIMLTTEESLAAHPHIQEPYGSFEQAVRSNIQKRIESDPDYNPERYPNCAKWMNSKK